The genomic interval GGCCTCCTTATCCCTCCAACTCTCCTCCCTGCACCACACCTCTGCCACGCCTCTGATCCTACGCAGCACCCCTCTCAACCGACGCCCCCCAACCCAGAAACCGTTCTCCATCAGGGCCCAATCCGCCCCAGTCCTTTCCCAAGATGATCTCAAGAAACTAGCAGCGGACAAAGCAGTGGAGTCAGTCAAGTCGGGCATGATCCTAGGCCTAGGAACAGGCTCAACAGCTGCTTTTGTAGTTGACAAACTAGGCCAACTTCTTTCAACAGGTGAACTTTCTGACATCATAGGAATCCCAACCTCGAAAAGAACACAAGAACAAGCTGCATCACTTAACATCCCCTTAACTACCCTGAATAAGCATCCCCACATTGACCTTGCTATTGATGGTGCTGATGAAGTTGATCCTAACCTTGACTTAGTTAAAGGCCGAGGAGGTGCACTTCTACGTGAAAAAATGGTTGAGGCAGCTTCATCTTCTTTCATTGTAGTAGCTGATGATAGTAAGCTTGTCTCAGGGCTTGGAGGGAGTGGCTTAGCTATGCCTGTTGAAGTGGTGCAGTTTTGTTGGAAATATAATTTAGTTAGGCTTGAAGGGTTGTTTAAAGATTTGGGTTGTGAAGCAAAGTTGAGGTTAGTAGGGGATGGTAGTGAAAAGCCTTATGTAACTGATAATGGGAATTATATTGTGGATTTGTATTTTAAGAATCCAATCAAAGATGGATTTGGAGCTGGGAAAGAGATTTCTGCCTTGGAAGGTGTAGTGGAACATGGGTTGTTTTTAGGGATGGCTACTTCTGTTATTATTGCTGGGAAGACCGGTGTGGAGATTATGACTAAGTGATAAGAAAGGTGTGAGAGACAGAGGTGAGGtggaatttttatttttgtcgcTTATTGTTCCATGTTTGAGGGGGTTTCAATTTGTGTGGGGGGTAATTTGTTGcaaaatttttggattttgatgtTGTGTAGAGTAATTGTAGAATGTGGAATAATTGCGGATTTTGGAAATGAAATTGAAGATCCTTGCAATGGTTTATTTTAGTTTCCATGTTAGCTCGTGGTTGTTTctcaatttcttgtttttattatgggtttttttatttgatttttgaggGAATTTGTGGGGTAATTTGTTGCCGAAGTTCGGACTTTGATAATGTATAGACTAATGGTAGAATGTGGAAAATTGGCATTTGGAAATGACCTGAATTGCTTGATTCTTGTATAGTTATACAGATTTTGGAATGGCCGACTTATTTCATATCAAATTTGGTTTTTTGTTTCTGAATTTCTTATGAATTAAAGTGATGAAACATTTAACTTCTAAGCGGCCATAGGAATCCAAGAGCATATAACAGGACATCTTCAGAGAGAATCTTGTGATTTAGATTTGTTGGTAGTGTCTGCCTTTGCGTTAATCATCTAAATCAAGATTAGTAGAATTGAAGACAGGGTGAATCCTAAAATTAAGAAGCCTGACTTGGTAGTCCTAAATATTGTTCGAGCGGTTTTGAGGCTGTAATAGGTTCTTTGGTATCTGCTGTTGTGTAGCAACTGTGGCCACCATCTCATCTTTTTTGACTTTTGATTAACTCTGTTTTCTATAAATCTTACTTTAGTTAATTAGCTGAGGAGAGTGAACGACCAAGTTAAAGGCATTTTGATAAGGCTGAATTCCCTAACAGTGGCCTTAGTAGCCATACCTTTCTATAAACTCAAGATATCAATTGTCTTAGCACAGTGAAAGATAAGGGGTGCATCAGATAAGCAACTGGTGCCAGTCCTATGAGAGTAAGGATAGTTGGTTATTATTGATGAAATATGGAGCTACCAGAAATGGGGAACTTGAAAGGGAAAGGTGGAATGTTTTGCTAGACAAACACTCTAGATCCTAGTATATCTTATATgtcatttttcctctcttttctttatcaAGAAATATTGGAAGATGGATGAATAGAGATAGAAGAATACACCAGGCTCAAACAAAGACACCAAGACCACCTATATATTTGTAAGTTGAGCGTCTCCTTCAAACAGTAAAATGTAAATTACTCTTTCATATGGCTTGTCCTTAGGGATGTCAACAGGTGGGGTATCCGTTAATTTTGAGGTACCCGAACTCTAACTctattaaaaatcaaacacTCTAACTCTATTAACTATCtgaataatttgaaaattattaccCTAACCCTAATACATTCTCACTACCCTATAAGTATCCTAACCCGTTTAAATActcgattaaataaaaaattattaaaatcttcttcatGGGTGCTCAATTACCCAATTAACTTTTCTAATCTTATAACTTCCCTTTAGATTTATtatgttataagtttatataaacaaatatatattgtaattaataattttatgagttataatttttgcaatgttaacataaaatagaaaacgtaaatatgtttatatttaaagtacatatatatataaacacacgcatataaaattttttttaatatataaaatagtaattatatttcttataaattaacacaatatataaactatatatNNNNNNNNNNNNNNNNNNNNNNNNNNNNNNNNNNNNNNNNNNNNNNNNNNNNNNNNNNNNNNNNNNNNNNNNNNNNNNNNNNNNNNNNNNNNNNNNNNNNNNNNNNNNNNNNNNNNNNNNNNNNNNNNNNNNNNNNNNNNNNNNNNNNNNNNNNNNNNNNNNNNNNNNNNNNNNNNNNNNNNNNNNNNNNNNNNNNNNNNNNNNNNNNNNNNNNNNNNNNNNNNNNNNNNNNNNNNNNNNNNNattatattcttttataatatgatataatattcaaattatttaaatataattaacaatctaataattttttaatttaaatatattaatgtcatcatattaataattagagtaaccatacttttcatatatttgttagtttttaacaaaaaaaattacttgtaAAGTTGgtaaaaattgtaaatttttaatttaattattaaaataataagaataaaatatttataaatagtaaATACTCCCAACACCATCCCCCACCACCCCCAACCACCCTGCCGCTCCTCTGTCTCTTTTATCTCTCCCCCTTTCTTTTGGCAAGGGCAAGGCAACTACCTTTCTCACTATCAcaccattttcttttgaatggACATCTATTAATGTTGATTATTAGTCATATATGAGCATCCAGCTCCTGTCAGTTTGTTAGCTCAGCAAATTTGCatcataaattttaatcatggTGCAGCCTTAGCTTAGGCTTTTGTTGTTCTTAGCTTGAGTtccaagagagaaaataagaatgataacaaaaagagaaagggtTGGGACTTGGGATGGGGCGGCCAGGACAGGTTTAGATTAGGGACAGAACAATTTGGTGCATAAGACAAAATAGTTTTATGACAAACAACCAAACAAAAAGGGGTATATTATAtactaaaaaataatcattatAGAGTTCTCTACACAACGATCATCCCTCACAATGccccacttttttttttttaacttatttataCAGACAGAAAACAACATATAAGAATAAGACAGAATAATAATCAAATCAACAATGCATCAAATATCTGAGTATAATGGACTCTCGTATGATAACACTAAATGCTGGTGAGCTGAGGGTCTGATTTATTTTCACACATCCTACTTCCAAAGAACCATAGCCATGGACATCATCAAAACAGCCACCCAGTGAAGCTTCCCTGGCA from Theobroma cacao cultivar B97-61/B2 chromosome 5, Criollo_cocoa_genome_V2, whole genome shotgun sequence carries:
- the LOC18600222 gene encoding probable ribose-5-phosphate isomerase 3, chloroplastic, with amino-acid sequence MASLSLQLSSLHHTSATPLILRSTPLNRRPPTQKPFSIRAQSAPVLSQDDLKKLAADKAVESVKSGMILGLGTGSTAAFVVDKLGQLLSTGELSDIIGIPTSKRTQEQAASLNIPLTTLNKHPHIDLAIDGADEVDPNLDLVKGRGGALLREKMVEAASSSFIVVADDSKLVSGLGGSGLAMPVEVVQFCWKYNLVRLEGLFKDLGCEAKLRLVGDGSEKPYVTDNGNYIVDLYFKNPIKDGFGAGKEISALEGVVEHGLFLGMATSVIIAGKTGVEIMTK